CGTACGAGTGACTGTCCTGAATGATCAGCTGGTTGCGCCCCTGTTTCTGAGATTGAGTCAGAGCATGGGCGCCCCGTTCGAGGGCCAGTTCTGCTGAATCGCCGGGTACGCAGGTGATGTAAGCCAGACTGGCAGTGACCACGACTTCCGGGCTGCTGGAATCCAGGCGGAAGTGGTGATGCCGGATGGCATCGCGGATGAGTTCGGAACAGGCCTGTCCTTCTGAGACTGTCAGTCCCGGAAAGAGGATCGCCAGGGTATCTGATTTCCAGACGCAGATCACATCCTCGTCCCGGATTTTATGCAGGACCAGTCGGGAGAGTGTCTTCATGAATTTGGCAGGAGCCATCAGGCCGAAACGGTCTTTGAGCTGTTCGTGTTGATTCATCTGTACCAGCAGCAGGCCGCTGTTTTGTTCGGTTTCCGTTCCCGCGAGCAGCATCATTTCCAGGTTCGCTTCGAAGGCGGACGCGTCCGGAAGCTTGATGTGAGTCTGTTCGGGCAGGAGTGACCATTGCATCGCAGGAAATTCCTGCAGCTTTTTCTTGTCTGTTTTGGGAGACGCTGATTCTGCTGCCGGATCGGGTGTTTTGCGTTCGACGAGGCGACCGATCAGGTCGAGCAGTCTGGAACGCTTCTGGTTCAGTTCGGCAGACTGTTCGCGAGTCAGGATGGGACCTGGATATTTCTCAAGCAGGGCACAGGCTGCGTAGGCGGTTTCCAAAGACTTTTGTACGTGCTGGTAGCAGTTCTGAAGATGTTTTTTCGCGCGACGGAAGTCGCGGTCGGTGCTGCCTTTGCCCAGCAGATAGCCGGCGACGAAACCCAGACTGACGGCAATCAATAGACCGACGCCGAAGCAAATCAGGATATCTGACGACAGAGAGAACAGGCTGGCTAAAGGGATTGCGGTCATGCTTCACTTCTTGATCAGGAAGGAAAACAGAGTTTCAAAGGATGAGAATCAACGTACTCACGCGTGCGGCGAACCGGCCCGGTTGATCGTCGTACATCTGAAGCTTACCGCGCAGAATGGAGGGATGTTGCCGACAAAGCTTACCCGATCCGAAATCCCGCGGTGGGGTGGCGCGGGTTGTGCCGGTTATCGGGCGATTCGTGCAGCGGGAGCTGGAATAACGACGCTCCCGTTCTCCGCGATACTATTTGATTTCGCTGTTTTCTTCAGCGGGGCCTGCCTGTCGGGGGGCCGCCTGGGGATCGAAGAACTGGAGGCTCAGGACGATATCCGCATCCCGGTCTTTGAGTTC
This is a stretch of genomic DNA from Gimesia sp.. It encodes these proteins:
- a CDS encoding GGDEF domain-containing protein — its product is MTAIPLASLFSLSSDILICFGVGLLIAVSLGFVAGYLLGKGSTDRDFRRAKKHLQNCYQHVQKSLETAYAACALLEKYPGPILTREQSAELNQKRSRLLDLIGRLVERKTPDPAAESASPKTDKKKLQEFPAMQWSLLPEQTHIKLPDASAFEANLEMMLLAGTETEQNSGLLLVQMNQHEQLKDRFGLMAPAKFMKTLSRLVLHKIRDEDVICVWKSDTLAILFPGLTVSEGQACSELIRDAIRHHHFRLDSSSPEVVVTASLAYITCVPGDSAELALERGAHALTQSQKQGRNQLIIQDSHSYEHKRAM